Proteins encoded by one window of Xiphias gladius isolate SHS-SW01 ecotype Sanya breed wild chromosome 15, ASM1685928v1, whole genome shotgun sequence:
- the lrrtm1 gene encoding leucine-rich repeat transmembrane neuronal protein 1, producing MLMDFLLIGLYLKWPLKKPPGLILCSLGIFLRMVPLVEGVCPRLCRCDSKLLYCEGLNLTDIPRNLSSAMGLSMRENNLTELREGQLAGLSQLTWLYLDHNNIDIVEEGAFDRLRRVKELDLSSNRIESLPNGTFRPLPNLRILDLSYNRLQALEPDLFHGLRKLTNLHLRYNALKFVPVRIFQDCRSMQFLDLGYNQLQSLARNSFAGLFKLTELHLEHNELVKVNLAHFPRLISLRTLYMHNNRATIVVNTLDWTWHFLEKIDLSANEIEYIEPHVFESAPNLKVLMLDSNHLTSVDQRILDSWSSLDSITLAGNDWECSRNVCALASWLSAFRGQRDNSLLCSSPDTAQGEDVLDAVYAFQLCEDPPMEITTAGLYASTRDLAQGGSVFLGPFTPNPYEGEGSEVVTSSFTVTVGHDDLDSTMQIHKVVTGTMALIFSFLIIVLMLYVAWKCFPAGIRQLRQCFSSQRRKQKQKPSKQQMAAISTPEYYVDYKPNHIEGALVIINEYGSCTCQQQPSRECEV from the coding sequence ATGCTAATGGATTTCCTTCTAATTGGACTGTACTTAAAGTGGCCACTGAAGAAGCCCCCTGGGTTGATACTGTGTTCACTGGGCATTTTTCTGAGAATGGTTCCCTTGGTAGAGGGGGTTTGTCCAAGGCTGTGCCGCTGCGACAGCAAGCTGCTGTACTGCGAGGGGCTCAACCTCACAGACATTCCCCGCAATCTGAGCAGTGCCATGGGCTTGTCCATGAGAGAGAACAACTTGACTGAGCTGCGTGAAGGCCAACTGGCTGGTTTGTCACAGCTCACCTGGCTCTACTTAGATCACAACAACATTGACATTGTAGAGGAGGGTGCATTTGACAGGCTAAGACGAGTGAAGGAGTTAGACCTGAGCAGCAACCGGATTGAAAGTCTGCCAAATGGTACCTTTAGACCCCTCCCAAACCTGCGTATCCTGGACCTCTCATACAACAGGCTGCAGGCACTAGAGCCGGACCTGTTCCACGGCCTTAGAAAGCTCACCAATTTGCATTTGCGCTACAATGCTCTCAAATTTGTGCCAGTGCGGATTTTTCAAGATTGCCGGAGCATGCAGTTTCTGGATTTGGGATACAACCAACTGCAGAGCCTGGCTCGAAACTCCTTCGCTGGCCTCTTCAAGTTGACTGAGTTGCACCTTGAGCACAATGAGCTGGTTAAAGTCAACCTAGCCCACTTCCCCCGCCTCATCTCTTTACGTACTCTGTACATGCACAATAATCGTGCCACTATTGTTGTCAATACCCTGGACTGGACATGGCATTTTTTAGAGAAGATTGACCTGTCAGCTAATGAAATCGAGTATATTGAGCCACATGTTTTTGAGAGTGCACCAAACCTAAAGGTGCTAATGCTAGACTCCAATCATTTGACCTCTGTGGACCAGCGCATCCTGGATTCATGGTCATCTCTGGACAGCATTACCCTGGCAGGGAATGACTGGGAGTGCAGTCGTAATGTGTGTGCCTTGGCCTCTTGGCTGAGTGCCTTCCGAGGTCAGCGTGACAATTCCCTTCTGTGTTCAAGCCCCGACACCGCACAGGGCGAGGATGTGTTGGATGCTGTCTATGCTTTTCAGCTATGTGAGGATCCCCCAATGGAGATAACTACAGCAGGCCTGTATGCCTCTACAAGGGATCTGGCCCAGGGTGGCTCTGTGTTCCTGGGCCCGTTTACTCCCAACCCTTACGAGGGTGAGGGTAGTGAGGTGGTCACCAGTTCTTTCACTGTCACAGTGGGCCATGATGACCTGGACAGCACCATGCAGATTCACAAGGTGGTGACTGGCACCATGGCActcatcttttcctttctcatcaTAGTGCTCATGCTGTATGTGGCGTGGAAGTGCTTTCCTGCCGGAATAAGACAACTGAGGCAGTGCTTCAGCAGTCAGCGCCGTAAGCAGAAGCAAAAGCCAAGCAAGCAGCAGATGGCTGCAATTTCTACTCCGGAGTACTATGTTGACTATAAACCTAACCACATTGAGGGAGCTCTGGTAATTATCAATGAATATGGCTCTTGCACTTGCCAACAGCAACCTTCTCGGGAATGTGAGGTTTGA